In Microcaecilia unicolor chromosome 1, aMicUni1.1, whole genome shotgun sequence, the following are encoded in one genomic region:
- the RAMAC gene encoding RNA guanine-N7 methyltransferase activating subunit, with the protein MTTAPDPIPDFEEMFSHRFTTDDQEYQEFLKRPADPPPVVEDWRNRTGGNQRYRDNRVQDRQYRERGERQDYSRNYGSERQWQGGGWENNRNQYRQGPTYPLYGQNRYHPYNRRPPYRDYY; encoded by the exons ATGACTACGGCACCAGATCCCATCCCAGATTTTGAAGAGATGTTTAGCCATCGTTTTACAACCGATGATCAGGAATATCAAGAGTTCTTGAAGCGCCCGGCAGATCCACCACCTGTTGTAGAAGACTGGAGAAATAGAACTGGTGGTAACCAGAGATACCGAGATAATAG GGTTCAGGATAGACAAtatagagagagaggagagaggcaggACTACTCCCGTAATTATGGATCTGAGCGGCAGTGGCAAGGAGGAGGCTGGGAAAACAATCGCAACCAGTACAGACAAGGACCGACTTATCCTCTATACGGACAAAACCGTTACCATCCTTACAATCGGCGGCCCCCATACCGTGATTACTATTAG